The Desulfovibrio sp. JC022 nucleotide sequence GCTGACTCCATGGCAACCGGGCCGCGGGTCTGGAATTCGTGGAGTGAATCTCTGCTGCGGGAGATCTATGCCGGTCTGGAATTGATTCTTACCGATGATTCCTTTGCTGAAATTGACCCCGGTGTGCAGCTTGGCGATACCCTGCGTGGTCTCCGGGAGCGGGCCGCAGGTCAGATTGATCCCGGGCTGTTGGAATCCCTGATCGGCTGTATGCCCGAACGTTACCTGTTGGTTGAGGACCCGGATGAAATTGTGCTGCACATGCTTCAGGTGCTGGAGTTCAACCGGGTTTATGAGCGGGATATGGTCCGCAAACCTGCGGGCAAGGGCGGGCTGGGGCTTAGTCTGGTCCGATCCTTTGAAACTGAGGACGAAAAGCGTATCAAACTCGTGATTACTGCCAAGGATCAGGATTTCCTTTTCGCAGCTCAGAGCGGGGTGTTGGCTCTGCATTCAGTAAATATCCTTTCTGCTGAAATTTTTTCATGGTCCGATGGAACCGCAGTGAACGTATTCATTGTGGAAGCTCCTTCAGAAAATTGTCCTGACGATATTTGGTCCAGAGTGGAGCGGTCCATCATGTACGCGCTGACCGGAAGGCTGGCTCTTGATTACCGTTTGCACAAGAAGCGTAATTCCCTCCTGTCCAAGTCCGCTGCGGGCAGGGTTCCCACCCGGATCAGTGTTGACAATGAATCAAGCGGGGAATGCACTCTCATTGAGGTTATTACTCAGGATCGTTCCGGGATTCTATATGATATGGCTGCATTCTTTTCGCGCATGAATATTGACCTGCGTATGGCCCGTATTTCAACCACTGGAGAATCTGTTTTTGATGTCTTCCATGTGGAAGGGCCGGATGGCGGCAGGATTGAAGACAAGAGCCATCTGCGGGAGCTGGTCAGTGCTCTTGAATATGCTCTTGTTGTAACTTGCTGATTTTATATGTTCTGCTGTTGTTTAAACAAAAGTGATTCAGGGTTCACTTTCGTGGTTTAAGCTTGCAGCATTATGATTGGTGATGTTGCGGCCGTCTTTGGTGGACGCATGGCTGCTCTTGGTGATACACTTAGCGAGTTTAAACTGGGCAATGCAGTTTGAGCCGGAAGGGCTCTCGGCTTTTGTGAAAAAGGGCAGATAATTATTTCAGACGTACGCATTTTCTTGCCAAATCTGCAATATTTATCTAAGTGATGCTTGCTGCCAAACTAATAGTTAGGGGCCATTAATACCCACAGGTCACTTCAGCTCAATCCCAAGAGGAATTATTTCATGAAAATACTTGTTGTAGGTTCAGGCGGAAGAGAACACGCTCTGGCATGGAAAATCAGCCAGAGTCCCAAGGTTTCTGAAATTTTTATCGCACCCGGTAACGGTGGAACCCGTCTGCACGGTACCAATGTGCCCATCAAAGACGACGACCTGCCCGGTCTGGTCAAATTTGCCAAAGAAAACAAGATTGATCTTGTTGTGGCAGGACCGGAACTGCCCCTTGTACTGGGCATTAAGGAAGCCCTTACCAAGGAAGGAATTCCTTGTTTCGGACCCGGCGCATACGCAGCCAATCTTGAAGGCAGCAAAGCCTTTTCCAAGATTACCATGCGTGATTCCGGTGTTCCTACCGCTCCTTTTCAGGTTTTCGACGAGTATGAGCAAGCCAAGAAGTTTGTAGAAGAGCAGGGCGCACCTATCGTGGTTAAGGCGGACGGCCTGGCCGCTGGTAAAGGTGTTGTTGTGGCCGGAACCGTTGAAGAGGCTCTTGAAGCCCTTGACGACATGATGGTCAAAAGAGTTTTCGGCACTGCCGGTGAGCGTGTTGTTGTGGAAGAAGCCCTCAAGGGTGAAGAAGCTTCCTTTCTCGCTTTCTGCGCCGGAGAAGATTACGCACTGCTGCCTTCCGCGCAGGATCACAAAGCCGTGGGTGAAGGCGATACCGGTCCCAATACCGGAGGTATGGGTGCCTACAGCCCGGCCCCTATCCTGCCCCGTGAAAAATATGCCGAAACCGCTGAATTGGTCATCAAGCCCATTCTCAAGCTGCTTGCCGATCGAGGTGAGCCTTTTACCGGTATTCTTTATGCCGGACTCATGTACACTGAAAACGGTCCTTCCGTTCTTGAATACAATGTTCGTTTCGGCGACCCCGAATGTCAGCCGCTCCTGATGCGTCTGGATTGTGATCTGGTCGAAATCATGCTGGCCTGTATTGAGAATCGCCTCCCGGAAGTGGAAGTGAAGCTCAAGGATGAAACCACCCTTTGCGTGGTCATGGCTGCGGGCGGTTATCCTGCTTCTTACGAAAAAGGGGCGGAGATCAGCGG carries:
- the purD gene encoding phosphoribosylamine--glycine ligase, with protein sequence MKILVVGSGGREHALAWKISQSPKVSEIFIAPGNGGTRLHGTNVPIKDDDLPGLVKFAKENKIDLVVAGPELPLVLGIKEALTKEGIPCFGPGAYAANLEGSKAFSKITMRDSGVPTAPFQVFDEYEQAKKFVEEQGAPIVVKADGLAAGKGVVVAGTVEEALEALDDMMVKRVFGTAGERVVVEEALKGEEASFLAFCAGEDYALLPSAQDHKAVGEGDTGPNTGGMGAYSPAPILPREKYAETAELVIKPILKLLADRGEPFTGILYAGLMYTENGPSVLEYNVRFGDPECQPLLMRLDCDLVEIMLACIENRLPEVEVKLKDETTLCVVMAAGGYPASYEKGAEISGFEEAEKIEGVKVFQAGTKYEEGKTLTSGGRVLGVTALGADLGAAQKKAYEAVEKLSFDKAYFRRDIGDKGLKK